The window AACAGGaacttataattttaaaagtgtaACGGATTCAATAACAAAAACTCTaccaattttaaaaattatagtaactcataaaatttaaatattgaaTCACCTCTCTTGTGAGGTATACTAATGGTTTGGTGTATATTTGGACATATTTGTTTAGGTTGGAGAAGTTGGGTTTGAAAACAAGGGCAGGGCAGGCAAAAGCGTTGGGAACATTAATTGGAATAGGTGGGGCTATGCTTCTCACTTTTTACAAAGGCTTGGAAATTAAAACTTGGTCAACCAAAGTTGTCTTTAGTGGACAGATGGCAGCTTCCCACCAACACCAAAAACCATATGCTCATATTTTGGGTCCTATTTTGGCTATTTGTAGCTGCTTTTCCACAGCATTATCCCTCATTTTTCAGGTAATGAGCAAACTAAAACTTgttcttattttatttactttctaCATAGTGCACAGTAAAAGCTAAAAACTATTGAATCTTTTTTTTGGTTTCGGGGAGGAGGGTATaacattttaaaagaaattagcgTGATTGGAAAATTTTAACCTCCTATTTGCAAATTGCAAATAGATGAATATGATTGCTAGAGTATTTTCCATATTAGACATAATTGAAAATGTAATTTTCTGTAATATTAGTATGTAAAAATTGATGATTAGACATATTGTtaactattttatttatttgctaatGTACAATGTAGGCGAAGATGAGTGAGTTGTATCCTTGTCATTTTTCTAGCACTGCCCTAATCTCCATTATGGGAGCACTTCAAGCTGGAGTTTTTGCACTTTGTACTGAGAGAGATTGGAGCCAATGGAAATTAGGATGGAACCTTAGACTACTTATAGTAGCTTATGCGGTATGTTTTATTCTCCGTTACGAGTGTGTTTGGTTTAATAGAAGTTATTTCTCGTGGAAAATTTTATCTGATaattaaaagttagaaaataattttcgcatgaaaattatttttccaaataatGACTTACGTTGTACCAAAAAACACCTTACAATATTTAGCATTTTAATGACGATAAATATTAGAAATAAACTTTACATAATTATATTTTCTTTGGTGTAGGGGATAGTGGCTTCTGGAATAACAATCatctttttgatgttttgtgTAAGAATGAGAGGTCCATTATTCCTGTCTATTTTCACTCCTTTAATGCTTGTATGTGTTGCCATTGCCAGTTTCTTATTTCTCAACGAGAAATTACACTTGGGAAGGTATTTATTTTGCTATCCATTTATAGTGTACtataatttacttttattagatcgttgtaattttcttttctttatttagcAGTTTAATATTGGTGATTTTATCTTACCGGGTTTGCATTAAACTAGAAATGTTAGTTACATTAGCAAATTCCGTACTTACTGAATACACAATTGTCATAGCTCAATATTTAGTTGTTTGAAGTTCTAGGTTAGAATTTTACTCTTGTTGTTTAAGGAAATCATTAATTTACGGCACATGAACTAAGAAATAGTGGTATTTCCATATGCAAAATGGAAATAGTTTTATAGTATATCATAACAACTAGAACATTAAAAAAGTCAGTACTTCCGAAGAATACTCCCTctggtccataataagtgattttttggctttttttgtggtccaaaataagtgattttgctagatttcaagaatgaattaattattttattcctaCATTGCCCTTGGTTTAAATAATGTTGGAGTATGTGATAGGGgtatttatgtgaagagatagtaaaggttaatatggtcaattttattgttaattaatgttaaaaggtggaTTTCTTAGTTTGTGTGAAAATATccaaaaaaaatcacttattataGACCGGAGGGAGTAGACTTTTAGCAAACACTAAATACTTAAAAGGAAGTGTAATAGTTAACAATTTATGACTTATGTTTAGGGTCGGAGACTCTCATAATTCCCTTAACTATgtacaattaattatttttttctgtttATGAATGTGACTTTATTTAGTATGGATTAGTGTTATAGGAGCTGcaataataatatttggattgTACGTGGTGCTGTGGGGGAAGAACCAAGAAATAAAAAGGGCTTCCAAATTGACACCTTCGCAGAGCAGTGATGAATTGGAGCAAGAAGATATCGTTTCTAACAACAAATTAGAGACCAATTGTAGCAATGTTATTGGAATTGCTCCCAATTTCCATTCCATGAATGAAATGGAAGAACTCTCTCTTCAACAAGTTCCAAAGGAAGAAGAAGGTTCTAATAATCTTGATTCAAAGGTTTAGAAATTTTCTCCATATAATACATGAACTGGGATAAGATGATTAATCTATTGATCTTATAGTAGTGCAAAATTCTTGATACTCTCCTCCTCTATTACATTCTCATTTTTAGTTTTGCTTTCTTCCCTTGGTTTAAAGTTATATATTTAGGCGGATGTACACTATATGGTACGGTGTTGGAGAATTCAATAGCTCTACTAGCCCAGACCCTATATATATGTGTTGAGAAATTTACTGAATATAGCATAAATGGGTTGTGGGTTCGATGGCAAACAAGGGGTCGatccataaacttcaaattcagGATCTATGATTCTTGATAAATGTAATTTCCATTAATAAGCCTTTCAACGCCAGACCTCTCCTTGTGACATATATGGATTAATAGAAATCACAATTCACTTATTCAATAATAAGAAAAATTCTCAATGCAAGTAGAAACAAAAGCTACAAAAATTTTCAATGGTCAACTTTGGTCAATAATAATATGCATGCATTTAACGGTTACAAGGATATATCGAACACAACGGGTATGTGCAACAATAACATGATCCTTATTTCGCAGAGACATGAAAACTTTCAGAAGTAATAACTATATTTATGTGATTTctctaattgatttttttttttttgtggtaaaACTTTTCCTGACTTGTTTAGCACTAATGAGGTGGAGGTGGATGTTTGCAATTTCAATCAGAAAAATAGAGGGTGATAATTTACAACCAAGTCTGTTGGATAAGAAAAATAGGTGATGAGATGACTAATGAGGGTCTCTTAAGAAAAAACATGCAGAGAACGAGAAGCATTTATAAGCTTCCTAAACCATAAACAGTGTGTTCATAGCAATTCTCTAGATTTTTTCTACACAACCAATGCCCAGACCATCAAAATATCTCTTCATGagcttatttatttaatatattttttctcgTTGTCtgccattttttttctttccaagaaatagaAGTTGTCAACCCTTTGATTTTTCCTCTTCTGTCTCTAGGGGTATTTTGAGAGAAGGGAGGAGAAGATATTAGTAATGAGAAAGGACTTCTGGTTCTGGGATCGGATTGACGAGTCACTGAAACGTCCGATCAGCTGCGCCGTTCTGACTTCGGATATGTGCCAGCAGTTGGTTGACCATCCTCGAATGCGAAGTGTCACGCATTAATTACCTCCCTCCTATAAAAGATTCGGttccttttttcactttttttctttccaatttcAAACCTTCTTAAGTTACCCCCGAACTTTTTATTTGCTCATAGTTTCTCCAAATCTTCATACATTGTTCTTCACATCTTCATTTCTTCATCTCCAATCTTCATATTTCGTCTTTGAATCTTCAAGTTcgaccttcaaaccttcatacccatcttcaaaccttcattctcatcttcaaaccttcatattctCATATAACGATGGCAAAGACTTCAAAATATGTGCCTCAACACACGACCCCTTCAATTTTTAACTCGGCTGCAGATGTCGAAGTCGTCTTCCCGAAAGCAACCCCGGAACCTCCCCTTAAGAATTTTATCCCTGGAGGCTACTCTATAGACAACAACTTTAAAGTCGAAAAAGCCTCCGAGCAGGGAGATTGAGGTGAGGAGGTGTGGAGGTATATATGCTCCATCTCCGAAGACACGCTCCCGACGGTTTGGGAGGATTGCAATGGGAGGGCAAGGAAGTAGTTATTACTGGCCTTGATGAGGACATCACCACGCATGTAAGGGGTACTTAAGTGTTAATATGTACCCCTTCTTGCTTGGCCCGATGGATACAATAGTCCTTGATTTCTGCAAAGGGCGTGAGGTCTGCCTCGAGAAGATTCACCCACCTTTTTGGAGGATCATGATTCTCCTCCGTCATTTTATCAATAACACGGAGGAGTCCCGGTTTACCATCGAATATCTGCTTCACATCTACAGTCCCTGAATCTTCCGAGGGGGATTAATCAAGCTTGTCTGACGGGCAAAGAAGGATCCATTCTCGAGCATCTAAGAAGACAAGGATCGAGGCTGGCAGGGGAGATTTGTTCGGGTGAAGATCGAGGATCTCATTCCCCCCCGAGTTCCTGTCGTTCCATAAGAAGTGGAACCTAACACGTAAGTTCCTCTTTACCCAAGTTGTTAAAATAGTTCTTTGAATTTATTCTTTTTTCCTCATCGCCCGACATTCTTGATGTGCAGCGGTTGCCCATTTCAAGCCGTTGGTTAAGGGGATCTGTAAGCAATTAACATACTTCGAGCACGAGTGATACAAGCTTTCAAAAGGAAAATGgcaggcccgttcccatggtaagTATTCTTCTTTTACATATTTATTTCCCCTTTCATTTAACTGGCATTTTGGCTAAATCCCTTCCTTCCATCCACAGGTTTTCCCAAGACCACCGAGCTTTGGGTGGTGGAGGAGGACGAGACCATGTCCCCGTCTGCAAAACCTTCCGCTTCGAGATAGCCTGCCACTGAGGCCGCTGTGAAGAAGGAgtagaaaaagagaagaaagagggggTCTTCTAGCTCCCTAGATGCTTCATCCGAGGCCAAGAAAAAAAGGGTCACGGTCAGGGTCCGAAAGAGTACCAAAAAGCGTACTCAGGCCAGGGTACCGGACCCTGATTCTCTTTACCGGCTCAGGGATTGCCCTGAAAATGATGACAAGGAGTTTGTCACCTATGAGCCAGCCATTGCTGTCGAAGAGCAGGTAGCACCGGCGGGAGGCAACCATGAGGCCGAGCCCTCTTCAGTTCGGGAGCCTGAGGGGAAGCCCATGGCTACTACTTTCCGAGAAACTACTTCGGTTCCGAGAGAGGCAGCCGATGTCATTGACATTCCGGAGTCACCGTCTCACACGGAGTCCCTTTTCAACGAGGCCCGGGCCGTTAGAGAAAAGCGGACCGAGGCAATACGGGCTGCAGATGTGGCCCTTAACTTGTTTTTGAAGGCATAGACGTCGGTGCACTGGAGGACTACTCCGATTCTTTCCACCTCGAAATCCCTAGGAATGAGGTGCTGCCGGAGTCAGGTGGGCCGAGCTCCAGTCCAAAGCCTATGAAGCAATTCCCCACCCCGAGTGCGGATCCTGACCGTAAGAGAACGATCATGTTTACAATACCGGTGAATACTAGCATGCTATCTGGGCCGGTTGGAGCAGTCAGCTACCTTCGTTGCTTGGTAACTGAATAGGACCAAGCGAAGATGAATGAAGTGGGCTCACCGAGCCTCTTCAACGAGGCATAACAGGCGATGAACAGGGTATGTTTCCCTTTCCTTATATCCTTAAAGGGTCCATTTAGCCTTATCATATTTTAATGGTTTTAACCTTTTAATTCCTCAGTCCTCGGTGTTTTATCATGAAAGCTTCCATCGGTCTCAGATAAAGGTGGGTCATCTCAAGTTTGAGCTCAAAGAGCAGGTCCGGCAGAAGGACATGTACAAAGCTCTCAGTGAGCAAAAAGATGAGGCCCTCGAGGACCTCCCCGTCCTCCAAGCCGAGCTGGAAAAAGCTCAAAAAGAGGCCTCGTCGATGAAATGGGAGCATgcctgtaaggccccgtaaatattttccaaaacccCCATAAAATGCTTGGCAGAAAACAGCATTTCTGTGGCCCACTATGCAGCCGCACAATGGCCGGAGAGTGAGGTAGTCAATTGGGAAACTTTGGGATGTcatttcgcggccaattatgcaACCGTAAAataattttgcggccgcacaccgATCGTTGATCCAGCATAGAAATtttttggagggaggttctgtggcgcattatgcgaccgcagaacaagtttgtggaccgcataatggccgcagagtgaggcagacctgcccagttccggagggccatttCGCGGATCGCAGaagcattatgcgatcgcatatgcgaccgcagacctgtatCGGGACtcctatttttctaatttttaaacccGATCCCATTCTAATAAAACACCCTTGGAGATCATTTTAAAGGGAAAAAACATATATTTTAGAGAAAGTGAATGACATAGAGTGAGAAAGGGAGTTCCTAAGCTTCATCCACCAATTCCTACTCAAATACtgaaagattaacaaggaaaatacactaggccttcatcctagaggtaagattctatactttaattcttaatttcgaaatttaactaGAATGGGCAATTAGTAAGATAATTCATGGGTATAGGAGttatttattttgcatgcatgtgtgatcATGGGATTTagggagattgttgagctaaaataataaagaatgggttgtgggatgatgaaatcctctataaaaaggaccttgaaaccttaatgcattcCTAGTATTTGccaaaatgctcaaatgagcttacatttctaaaatagattggaGTTGATAAGAtttccggaacattttagagtttaagggaGCTCGAGTGAGGTATgatggctaaactcttctctaaGAATTGAACCCAACATTACCCATGTAAATTCCAAGATGTTTATCATAAAtcgattattccgaataagctttgtgacaaagatatatgttcaattcgtgtttgtATGCTCTTATTATGTTGTATTATTGATTaaggatgtgttccaaactatggattgtgtatctacaTGTTATAATTCCAAGTCGTGTTACATATGAAAATTATTATGTcaaattgtgtagagattgttATTGGGATTACACCCCCACCCGCACATATTGGGGTGAGgaggcagggccgctttgtgtaggattttggtactgttgttaCACCACCA is drawn from Nicotiana tabacum cultivar K326 chromosome 9, ASM71507v2, whole genome shotgun sequence and contains these coding sequences:
- the LOC107788549 gene encoding WAT1-related protein At1g68170-like, with the translated sequence MGKICDKVHGLKPVIMMVFVQIAYAGMSLFYKLASNNGMSLRVLIAYRFLFAAATVIPLALYFDRQIRPKLTWMVMLLAFLCALFGGSMAQNLFAASLVLTSATFATAMINLIPGITFVIAIFFRLEKLGLKTRAGQAKALGTLIGIGGAMLLTFYKGLEIKTWSTKVVFSGQMAASHQHQKPYAHILGPILAICSCFSTALSLIFQAKMSELYPCHFSSTALISIMGALQAGVFALCTERDWSQWKLGWNLRLLIVAYAGIVASGITIIFLMFCVRMRGPLFLSIFTPLMLVCVAIASFLFLNEKLHLGSVIGAAIIIFGLYVVLWGKNQEIKRASKLTPSQSSDELEQEDIVSNNKLETNCSNVIGIAPNFHSMNEMEELSLQQVPKEEEGSNNLDSKV